One window from the genome of Polynucleobacter sp. MWH-Svant-W18 encodes:
- a CDS encoding HAD-IA family hydrolase produces the protein MQVDTSNRRYDLIVWDWDGTIMDSTPTIVQCIQQACRDLGFKEPDDALASSVIGLGIQDSLRRAVPWIEPVHFPKLTDRFRYHYLAKDHELDLFVGIRELLENLRADKYLLGVATGKSRVGLDRSLKHHQIGHLFHETRTADESFSKPHPGMLLELSDATQVPTRRMLMIGDTTHDLDMASNAGVDAIAVTYGAHPLDTLKTSKSLAHVDDVAQLSQWLKENL, from the coding sequence ATGCAAGTAGATACCTCAAATCGACGCTATGACCTGATTGTGTGGGATTGGGATGGAACCATCATGGACTCAACCCCCACGATCGTGCAATGCATTCAGCAAGCTTGTCGTGACTTGGGTTTTAAAGAGCCGGATGACGCTCTCGCAAGTTCAGTGATTGGTTTGGGGATTCAGGATTCCTTGCGCAGAGCAGTGCCCTGGATCGAGCCAGTACATTTTCCAAAGTTGACTGACCGCTTTCGTTATCACTACTTGGCTAAAGATCATGAGCTGGATTTATTTGTGGGCATTCGTGAGCTATTGGAAAATTTGCGTGCCGATAAATACCTTTTAGGCGTTGCCACTGGTAAATCCAGAGTAGGCTTAGATCGCTCGCTTAAGCATCACCAAATTGGGCATCTTTTTCATGAAACCCGCACTGCTGATGAATCCTTTTCAAAACCGCATCCCGGGATGTTGCTTGAGTTGTCTGATGCCACTCAAGTGCCTACACGTCGCATGTTAATGATTGGTGATACCACGCATGATTTGGATATGGCTTCGAATGCGGGGGTGGATGCGATTGCAGTGACTTACGGCGCACATCCACTCGATACCCTGAAGACTTCAAAGTCATTGGCACATGTTGATGATGTCGCACAGCTATCACAATGGCTTAAAGAAAATTTATAA